A stretch of the Brachyhypopomus gauderio isolate BG-103 unplaced genomic scaffold, BGAUD_0.2 sc315, whole genome shotgun sequence genome encodes the following:
- the LOC143504696 gene encoding uncharacterized protein LOC143504696, with amino-acid sequence MEELNTPPCGKSGGVVSTSGINPAVLTEELRNTLPSNMKMEDLIEVLEKISAWVKVAVKEVVAQDLIPIVRNLMLERIAALDRVKAQMSCRGTRSVLSDTDLSEEALQSGIVRRFVKTASETFLQERLGLTSWTKPDTDHYGSRSASVTEADVEVKLSLQRCCSELSALIALTLFGDVAGITISWTEQDHTGSALQSAAQTVDVGLEKKSWWFRFPRFLKLRFKKRTT; translated from the exons ATGGAGGAGCTCAACACTCCTCCATGTGGGAAAAGTGGTGGAGTCGTATCCACCTCTGGGATTAATCCAGCTGTTCTAACTGAAGAGCTGAGGAATACACTGCCAAGCAAT atgaaaatggaggatttgatTGAAGTGCTGGAAAAAATCTCGGCATGGGTCAAAGTGGCAGTGAAGGAGGTGGTTGCTCAGGACCTCATCCCTATAGTGAGGAACCTGATGCTGGAAAGGATTGCGGCTCTGGACCGAGTAAAAGCACAAATGAGCTGCAGGGGTACTCGGTCAGTGCTGTCGGATACTGACCTTTCTGAGGAGGCACTCCAGTCGGGCATCGTGAGGAGATTTGTGAAGACTGCTTCAGAAACTTTTCTCCAAGAACGCCTTGGGTTGACATCCTGGACCAAGCCCGACACTGATCACTACGGTTCTAGAAGCGCATCTGTGACGGAGGCTGACGTGGAAGTGAAGCTGTCACTACAGAGATGCTGCTCAGAGCTGTCAGCTCTGATTGCCCTCACTCTGTTCGGTGATGTCGCTGGCATCACCATCTCTTGGACAGAACAGGACCATACAGGCTCCGCTCTGCAGagtgcagcacagacagtggacgtggggctggagaagaaatcttggtggttcaggtttccaagatttctgaagctgagattcaag AAACGGACAACCTAA